The genomic DNA AGGCCTTCATCCTACAATGCTCGTATTCGGAACGATAGGGCTTGACGCAGGATTAAGCTATGAGCTCATTCACGGGAGCAAATTGACGCCTTCGCTCGTCGCCGGAATCAACCCGACCTTCTGGATTAATCCTTTCAACCGTGCAGCAGGGTTTTCGCCTGAAGCTGAAGCCGTAGCCTCATGGACAATAGGAAAAAACCTTCTCGTTTATTCGGGAGGACAGGCTTTCTTCCAGCTGGAGAAACCTTACGTTCCATGGGCGGCGCTCATAGGTTGGGAATGCAGGTTTGGAGCTGCAGGTCTAGGGATCGAGGCAAAATGGTATGCGCCTACGGAAAACTCCGAATACCGCGTCGTGCGCTTTCCCTTATCGCCCGGCAAAATGGGCGCTTTTGGAGCAGTTGTAGGATTTTCTCTCTACCCGGGAGGCCGCGATGGTTAAAAAGCTTTTCTCTTTTTTCGCTCTTGCGGCGATGACAGGATGCTTTTCCCTTGAACCTTTTTACTTCATGGAAGAACCGCTCGAGAAATATCTCGACCCTGAAGACATGAAGGAAAACGAGCATTACAGGGGAATAATACCTTCCGAATTGATTGCGGCGGACAGCTTTCAGATTAGTTCGGGCTTCATTTACGGGTTCTGGGCGCTGCATCCAGGCGACACGCTCAGCGATACCACTATGCCCTTCAATCAAAAGGCAACCATACTTTACAGTCATGGAAACTCTGGCAACATCAACGGATACTGGGACAGGGTCGAACTCCTGTGGGAGATGGGGTACCGGGTATATATTTACGATTATCCGGGTTTCGGACGATCCGACGGCGCACCATCGAGCGAGAATTGTTTAGAAAGCGCTAAAGGTGCACTTGCAAGACTCCTGGCGCAGAAGATGGTAGATACCTCGAAGATCGTCTTCTACGGATATTCGCTCGGCGGCTACATGACTACCTATCTCGCATCGGACGTTCTCTCGCCCGGAGTGGTGATACTCGAATCGGCGCCAGCTTCAACCCGGGCGTTCATGAAGGATTCAGGCCTGCTGGGGCTGCCCGGAGGCATCGTATCGGGCGATGATTTCGACAGCGAAAAAAGAATCGCGAATATAGGCTGCCCGCTGCTCATGATGCACGGCCGCAACGACAGCTACGTTGTTTTTGAACACAATGCGCTAGCGCTCTGGGAGCTTGCAAATGACCCCAAGGATTCCTTTTGGGTCGAGGGTGCCGGGCACGGCGACGTACCTTACGTAGCCGGCGATGAGTATTCAACGAAGGTGAAGGAGTTAATAGACTCTATTCTGCCGTAACAGATTTCATTTCGATGTAAAAAAAAGGAGGCAGATTTCTCTGCCTCCTCTTACATCGGGGCGAGTGGATTTGAACCACCGGCCCCTAGCACCCCAAGCTAGTGCGCTATCCGGGCTGCGCCACGCCCCGATTGAAAGGACGCTCTCCGAGGAAAGCCCTTTTCAGATGTGATTATATTTCAAGATAAATGAGTGTCAAGTTCCAAAGGTTGACAGACTTGACCCGTGTTGCTATACTTAACTCTGCGCAGGCATTATCGCGCGTACGCGGTGGTAACTCAATGGTAGAGTAACAGCCTTCCAAGCTGTTGGTTGCGGGTTCGAGTCCCGTCCGCCGCTTTTTTACCCGTGAAAATCACGCTGTGATTTTCTGAAGGCCCTATTCGCATTCAAGACCTCCGCAAAATACCATTAATTTTATGTAACAACTGAGATAGCTCGTAAATATTATCTCTAATCATTTAGTGGTTTTAGCCTCGTCCGTAATCTTTCGATAGAATGAATTGAGTTTACAGGTCCGCTCTTATCTCGCATTGAGGCAGCTTCTTCTGGAGCTTTTCTACTCCCTCGGAGGTGATTTCTCCACCGCTGCCGAGATAAAGTATTTTAAGACCCTTAAGCTTCTCAAGATGCTTGAGGCCCGAATCCGTTATCCGCGTGCCGTAGAGATCGAGTTCCTTGAGGTTTGTCATCTTGCCAATGAACTTAAGGTGCGCGTCGTCGATTCCGGCGTAGGGAAGATAGAGCCTTTCGAGCTGTTTAGTCTCGGCAAGAAGCTCCAGTACCTCTGGCAGGACTTCGGCCTGGATTATGGAGAGCTCCTTGAGTCCTGTGAGCGTGGGAATGAGTTCGAGCCAGGGTGTGTCGACAACGTTGTACATGCGGCTCAGGCTTTGGAGATTATTCATCCCCTTCAGATGAAGCATCTCCTCGTCGGAGACTGCGTTCAAGGAGAGTTTTTTGAGATTCGGCAGTTGTCCTATGTAGCGCATCGCGCCCTCTGGAAGAATCGTGAAGCTCGCATCAAGCTCAATCAGGCTGGTGAGAGCGGCAAGGACATCTATCCCGTGCTCGGCTAGAGGACCCTCGCCCAGGTTAAGATAACGAAGACCTTTGAGTGTCTGAAGAGAGGAGAGATCGTTTTCCTCATCGGTATGTACTACGGAAAGCGCCGCGAGATTGGGAAACCGGCCGAGATCGGGAAGGTACTGGACGGTTGCAAGGATTGCAACCACATCGCCAGGTTTCTTGACTTTCTTCGGCTCCTGGTCGAATGTGTTGAAACCCCGGAGCTTGCCCGAAACCCAGAGACCTTGTTCATCGACGGTGTAGTCTATTGAATCCTCACCTGACCACGGATAGTAGTAATTGTTGTACGGTTCGCCTTCAAGCATAAGAAACTCCCCGCCGGGCGTCCAGTCCGATACTTCCTGAGTTTGAGCGACCTCTCCGTCGCGTACTATTACGAGCTCGCGCGCTCCGAGAAGGGATGCAATGAATAAAAGGATAAATGTAGTTTTCAAGAAAGCCTCCTTTTGAAAAAGAATACATGCGAGGCAGTTACTGTCAACGTCTTTGACAAGCCTCTTTTTCGTACTATCATAAATAGAAATTGTAAAACCAGAGGAGCAATCATGTCTTCGGATATAGATATAGCGAATAATGTCAAACTGAGCCCTATAACCGAGATAGCGGCCAAATTGGGACTTAGCGAGGGTGAGTTGGAGCTTTACGGACGCTACATGGCCAAGGTCTCCGCGGATACATGCCACAGGGAGGTAGGATGCGAGCAGACAGGCAAGCTGATTCTTGTTTCCGCCATAACGCCTACGCCTGCTGGAGAAGGGAAGACCACGGTCTGTATCGGGCTTGCCCAGGGCCTTGCCCATATAGGCAAGAAAGCGGCTCTCGCCTTAAGGGAGCCGAGCCTTGGCCCTGTCATGGGAGTAAAGGGCGGCGCAACCGGAGGGGGGTACTCGCAGGTGCTGCCGATGGAGGATATTAATCTCCACTTTACTGGAGACATACACGCTGTAACGGCTGCGCACAACCTCCTTACCGCCATGATTGACAACCACATCCACCAGGGCGACGAACTGGCGATTGACGGCAGAACGGTTTTATGGCGCCACGTGATGGACGTCAACGACAGATCATTGAGACAGATGGTCATCGGTCTAGGCGGAAGAACGATGGGGTTCCCGCGCGAATCCGGTTTCGACATCACCGCTTCATCCGAAGTCATGGCGATACTGTGTCTGACGAATAGCTTTTCGGACCTCAAGCGCCGGCTCGACAGCATTCTTGTCGGATTCACGTTCGACGGAGAGCCCGTGACCGCAAAGGGGCTTCACGCCTCAGGCGCAATGGCGGCCCTTCTCAAACACGCATTCAAGCCCAACCTTGTTCAGACCATTGAGGGCGTTCCTGCGTTCATTCACGGCGGGCCGTTCGCCAACATCGCCCAGGGCGCAAACTCCGTCATGGCGACGAAGCTGGCATTAAGGCTTGCAGACTATGTAGTTACCGAGGCGGGGTTCGGCTTTGACCTGGGCGCTGAGAAGTTCTTCGATATCGTGTCCCGGACAGGCAATCTCGATCCCGGCGTAGTCGTGCTCGTCGCGACGGTCAGGGCGTTAAAGATGCACGGAGGCGCGGACAGGAAGGAGCTGGACAAACCAAATGCGGACGCTGTCCGCAAGGGTCTGCCCAATCTCGCCAAGCACCTCGAGAACATAGCGAAGTTTGGGATGCCGGAGGTGGTGGCTATCAACATATTCTCCGGCGACACCGAGGAGGAGCTGAAGGTGATTGAGGAGTTCTGCGCGGAAAAAGGCTGCGAGTATGCGCGCGCAGAGGTCTGGGCAAAGGGAGGAGAGGGCGGTGCGGAGCTTGCACGCAAGGTCGTTAAGGTTCTGGATACGGAGCCCGCTCACTACAAGCCGCTATACGAACTGGACTGGCCCGTCGAGAAAAAAATCGAGACCGTCGCGCGGGAGATATACGGCGCAG from bacterium includes the following:
- a CDS encoding formate--tetrahydrofolate ligase; this translates as MSSDIDIANNVKLSPITEIAAKLGLSEGELELYGRYMAKVSADTCHREVGCEQTGKLILVSAITPTPAGEGKTTVCIGLAQGLAHIGKKAALALREPSLGPVMGVKGGATGGGYSQVLPMEDINLHFTGDIHAVTAAHNLLTAMIDNHIHQGDELAIDGRTVLWRHVMDVNDRSLRQMVIGLGGRTMGFPRESGFDITASSEVMAILCLTNSFSDLKRRLDSILVGFTFDGEPVTAKGLHASGAMAALLKHAFKPNLVQTIEGVPAFIHGGPFANIAQGANSVMATKLALRLADYVVTEAGFGFDLGAEKFFDIVSRTGNLDPGVVVLVATVRALKMHGGADRKELDKPNADAVRKGLPNLAKHLENIAKFGMPEVVAINIFSGDTEEELKVIEEFCAEKGCEYARAEVWAKGGEGGAELARKVVKVLDTEPAHYKPLYELDWPVEKKIETVAREIYGAEAVDYTPDAESDLRKITKLGYQNLPVCIAKTQNSLSDNPRLLGRPKDFLVTVRDIVIAAGAGFLIPITGEILRMPGLPKHPAA
- a CDS encoding alpha/beta hydrolase — protein: MVKKLFSFFALAAMTGCFSLEPFYFMEEPLEKYLDPEDMKENEHYRGIIPSELIAADSFQISSGFIYGFWALHPGDTLSDTTMPFNQKATILYSHGNSGNINGYWDRVELLWEMGYRVYIYDYPGFGRSDGAPSSENCLESAKGALARLLAQKMVDTSKIVFYGYSLGGYMTTYLASDVLSPGVVILESAPASTRAFMKDSGLLGLPGGIVSGDDFDSEKRIANIGCPLLMMHGRNDSYVVFEHNALALWELANDPKDSFWVEGAGHGDVPYVAGDEYSTKVKELIDSILP